From Symphalangus syndactylus isolate Jambi chromosome 5, NHGRI_mSymSyn1-v2.1_pri, whole genome shotgun sequence:
tgtagttCAACAATTGAGTATTTCTTGGCTCTTAAACATTTCAGTGAGTGTCATTCAAATGTGGACCATTTTTAAGCTTGACCTCTGACGAAGCTTTGTAAAATCTGGTGAGGGTACTTTAAGAGCAGCCCAAAGAGAGGGTGACTTTGAAGTttgaaaacttagaaaaatagTAAGGTATTTTAAAGCTACCAGTGGCCTTTATAGATGCCAAGGAAAGTTAAGAGGAGAAGAGGTTAGAGAGAATGGGacctattagaaaaaaaaaacaaaatctgtcaAGGCCTTATAAAACAAGCCTGTGAAGACAAAGCGGTAATGGTGCAGAAGCTATGGTTCTTTGACCAAGTTAGTCCTGAAAACATGTTTCTCAGTGCTCTTGGCTGTTTTTCATTGGAGCGTGTAAGTTTTAAGTAGTAAGGAATTCAAGTAATTGCAGGAAGTGTGTTtcggggtggtggtggtgggggtcaGCATTAGTGAATGGAGAACAAGTTCACAGTTTGGGTCTTGGGCCAttagaggaagggaggaagggaggaaggagagtgtgtgtgtgattccCTGAACCAGGCTTGTGTGGCGGACTTGCGGAGCAGCGACTTCAGATAGTTCATGAATGGAAGTCACAGAGAGACCAGCAACTGCAGCCACCTCCAGGCATTTCTTAAAGGGGAGGGTTGTGTGCTTTTCCAGGGTATTCTGGTAGCAGTTTGAttctcttgcttttattttaatttccataatTGGTAGCTTCAGAAATGGCTTTGGAAGGCAATTTGCTTTAAATGTAGCCCCCTATTCCAAAATGCCCTGGTTATTTTAGGAACCCTACCCTTTTCCTCCGGAGCTCTCTCGCAGGAGTTCTTCTTTAGGACTGGTCCAGGAGGTAGGGTCCTTCCTCAGTCGACTCCTGCAGAGGTCCCATTTTGTGTGAGGGTTTGTGCCCAGCGTTTGTGAGTAGCATATGCATGTGGTTGTGCTGACTGCACTCGCAGGCTTGTAAATTTTCACCCTGGGAAATTAGCAACAAAGCCCGATCTGTCTCGTGGCTGCTTTGCACTTTCCGAGGGCGGCTGTACTTGACTGAGCTGCAGAACAGGCACACGAGAGCGAGCGAGGGAGCCagcgagagagggagggagagaaggaaagaagaggggaggggtgggggcgaGAGGTAAATAGTCTTAAATCGGAAGGGAGCTGCTTCTCTGTGGTCTTGACAAGCGCTGCCTGGGCTCCGCCGGCTCAGTAATAACTGAGTGACCTTTTCTTTGGCTGTATTATGTCTGGCTGGGAAGGGATTGCATTTTGCAGCTGAGAGCCGGAGCTTCCTTCAGCTCTGCTCCTCGCACGCTGCTGGGGTAAGTTGTCTTGAACCAGGACGGAGAGAGACAGCCTCGGACTGCAGTTGCCTAAAAGGAGGACACCTGTGGCTCAGATGCGGTCAACACCATTACTTGGCGGATCCTTGAGGacctcattattttaaacttaaaaaaatagacattccctcccccgtcttttttttttttttttttttcaaacaatgcttcttttTGACCTTTCCCAAGGAGAAGCGCTACAAAGCAGCCACTGTGCTTACTGAACGGCCTCCCCCTGTATCGCTTAATTGAGAAGGTAAGTGCAGCAACTGTGTACACACGCGTCGGCttatttgtggtgtgtgtgtctgcggGTGCGCGCGTGCGTGTGCGGATGtgggtatttttttcttccccagccTCTGCTAATGAGGCATAAACTGGAGCTGCAACCCAGCTCCGCACTGCAACTTTCACTCGGGCTGCAGCTCTACTGAGACGGTTTTGTTTAAATCATGTGAggcttcattatttttatgatgaGACATGAAATAGATGCAGGCGGAAGATGttgatggaaggagggagagcgGCTGCGGCGCGAACGTCTCAAGTACGACTCGAGTGGATAATAGTCAAAGTTCACCATGAACTGCAGTATTTCCACACCCCTGACTCCCGGGGAGAGAGGGGCAGGGAGAGTTTGGAATTAGGAAGTGTTTGCTCCCAGCCCATAGGAAAAGAATTCAGTCCTGGGTGGGTTTCCGGACCCCTCCCCCTTACTTGCTGGAATTCATGACCCCCCACTTCTTAAAGAGTTGATATTACAATCTTTTGGTCCTTGTTGACACTTCTGCCTCTCTCCACGCAGCCATAGTAACAAAATGTTGTTCCTTTGCCGTGGAAAAGTGTCTGTGTTTGGGCATGGGGGGGCAGGTGGGTAGGGGCAGAAGTGGCCAGAAGAGGGAAGGTCCCTGGACCAAGGTGCCTATGTCCTAATAGATTGAGATTCAAACTGATGCAGCACATTTTTTACGGGGACTACCCAGATTGCTGTTATGAAATACAAGTCAGATTTATGATCTTTTTCATATTGAACATGATATGCTATGCTAACGCTGCATGTGACAGTTTAATCAAATCCATTTGTTACCAGGAAGCTAAAAGGGGCCGCTGGGATTTTAGGATTACGGGCAGAGTTAGGGAAGCATGTGGCTTTGTCATTCGCCATCATTTTGCACACTGCGAGGGGCTCCGTGTGTGCGCCCTGTCTTGTCTGGCCGTCCtcatcccttcccccaccccctgccgcCACTCCGACCCGCTCCCAAAGTGGCTTCACAATAGTCGGTCCTCGGGGGTGTAGGCTGCGCACCAGGTCCACACTTAAGCGAAATCAAGGAGACCCCCTTCTACTTCTACCTTTGGGCTTGGTGCTCAATGCGAAGCTGCTGCAACTCAGGCACGCCTAAGTCAACTCAtgcagaaaaaggagaaaagttttGGTAAGGTTACAATCTATCGTAGATGCACTTTGCTGGCGCTCTGCACTCTTGGCTGCTCAAAAGGCTTTCTGCTTTTCCGCTGCTTTTGTGTCTTTCTGAAAGAACCGAAATATTATTGTTGTAACTGCTTTGAAAGACTGCTGCTTAAACCAATTAATCTTGCTAGATGCAACAAATACTGCTACATTCTTTGCAAACCATCCCTGTGTGGCTGCAAAGACACAACCACAAAAGGCTGGAGCATAAACTCCGCAAGGGATTCTTTGTTAGAGTGTAtgtatgtttcttattttttttttttattattttgcatgtgagcTGCATCAAAATTGAACTCAGTCTTGCAAATCTCTTGTTGGCCTTTGCCAAGCACTAGCACTTTGCTGCCATGGTAACTGTAATTAAACTGATAAGAGTGGAAAAATGTCAGTATCTCTGAGCCTTGCAGCTGCATTGGAGAAAAAGGGAATCAAATTGGTTCCCAGCTCCATTGCtcaaaaagggggggggggggtgAAGAATAGGGAGGGGGCTGGGAGTTGAAGGGGCAGAACAGAGTTAAGCAGCTCCAGTGCCTGAGATCTGGGGACATCTATTTGCATTGTTGTCCCTTAGGGGGCTGCAGCCTGTAGGGATGCTCTGGGCCAGTGAACAGAGAGAAACAAGCTTTTAGGCCCAATCCAGTTTTCCAACCTGGGTTGGGGGCTGGGAAGAGGATGAAGATGGGCAGGAGAAGAGAAAATCTTTTGTCTGGTGCCTCTTGGCAATCGAATGGCCATGTTGGCCAAATTCTTTTAATCTGTGTCAATGCTCCCAGCTGCAGAACCTGCCTTCCCATTTTAGCATCTTTCTGAAGCACCTCATCTCTTCCAACCCCCTTTATgtattccctcttcctcttccctctcccagaTTGTTCTCTGTGAATTTTCCGACAGGGACAAAATGTTTTCTGTTCACTCTGTGTAGTTAGTCCAAAAATGTAAGACTGTGTCTAAGTGCTGCAaatctttcattattattattattttttaaaccccTGTGTGTTGTGGAGTTGTGGTTACTTTGTTGTGTTAACTACTGAAGCTGAGACTGTGCGGATGAATGGCACAGAACAAGGGAACATAATGGAGGCAATCAACCGTTAGGCCGCCTCACAATGCAATCCAGGCAATTAAAAGCTCACCAGAGTTTAAATGAAATGGTTCTACTTATTTCTGCACACCACACTGCACAGGctattatttctgtcttttttttaattatgatttcCCTTAAACTGTCAAATAACTCAGAATGGCAGGGTCTCAGAGGCAATAAGAATTTCCCTCAGAACAATTTACATGCCAATCTAAAACTGGTTACGAGTTCTGATGTGCTATGAGCAACTTCTGAAATGTTTCTTAGCTACAAACACATAACTCTACCCAGACATGTTCTTctggaggaagaggggaggccGCTGACTGCTTTATGCCTTTTAAGTACACGGTAACATGGTGACTGCAAAATAGTTCTTTTGCTACAATTGTTAACTTGCATGGAATTCAAGAGATTCCATTTTCAAGAGAAATGCCATGATGTTCTCTAAAAGAAGGTACCAGGATGGAGTGTGAAATATCAAACCCCTTTTATGCCCAAGGCCAAACAGAATGTAAGAGTTTCAAATATTAATTGGCCTCTGAGTGCTAAATTAAAATGTcaacacaacaaaaacattttGTGAAGACAAGTAGGGTAGTGTTACTTGTGCCAAATGTTGGTATCCCCTGTCTTGGTTGCaaaacattttgaataaaatagCTGACCTTCTATGCTTGATGGTAAAAACACAACTATGGGAAATATAACTTAGCTGctactgggaattttttttttgatttttcatcTTTAAGCTTTGtcatacacaaaaataatagCCTTATACATTTAATAGAATGGCCATTAATTAGGATGGCTTAATTAGAATGACTTCtcttaatatttattatctaGATGTTTTCAGTAACACCATCCAGAATTTCACTGAGTAAATCAAAacttctccctccccctccccagatATATGGTTAACAGGCACTTGGGTCTGTTGTTCACTGTAATTAATGGGATTCATTCCTTGTGGAACTTTGCTAGAAGAGGATAACTAGTTCTGATCAAAGAAACTTCATTTGTTAGAAGTTCTAGAGAGTGAGATTTAGCAGAGCTATCAAGGGTTATGATTAATCTACACTAGGCCCTTAGCTCCttcaaaggaaaggaacagaaagcaGGCTATAGGGATACCACCTGCTCTTCTTACAAATCCAGCTGTTAGTCTGCAGCTCCGGTGACTACAGCTATGCTTATGatgcagaaagaaagaacagcTACTCTGCTTTATTTCATGCCATTCCCTACACAACTCTACCAGACAAGTTATTTTCTAATGAAGGTTCAACATCCTAACAATATTTTGTGCAACTCATGTATTATTTGTAGTTAGAAAAGTTATTCCGCTCTGCGGATGCCTTGATGTCTCTTACgagtgggattttttttaaaaaaaggttgtGAAGGTTGTGATGGGGGTGAAGCCTTCATCATAAGGTATCAGAGGAAACTGGAAGAGGGTTAGCTGTTTTGGAGAAGGAAAATGTACAAAAGTGCAGATTATAGCTTGACATTTCTTATCCTATAATACATGCACATTTGGTGTTTTGTATCCTTCTACATGCAAGTTTAAAACTTTATGCCTAGGAGAGCAAACATAATGCAGCAGAGGAGTCTCTGGACTGTAAGAAGGCCATTTGGCCGGAGTCTATAGCGTAACTGTCTTTCAGCTTTGAGCAAGTCTCTGAACCTCTCTTGGGCCTGTGTGAcataatttgtaaaatgagggaatTTGGAATTGATGATGTCTGCAGTACCTTATAGTGCTTAAAATGAGTCATTTGATAAATATGAGGCACTGGATAGTTGGTCCAGCTTCTTGCTAAAGCTGGGTGTTTAATACCTAGGAAATAAGAAGACACTCAAGGTGAATATCTATTCATTCAAAAGATTTCAATCAAACTGTAAAACCCATAGAATCCAGCTGGATTGCTTATTTATGATGgatttatatctttaaaatatataaatgttcctATGTTTAGcatagtatatatttaatatgtatatatttacttatatatgtttgtataattgtatatatatttagatcttgccttctattttttctttcctttataaaacaaataattgcATGTTTATGGTAATAAATGGCATAATCATACACTATAGGTTTACATAAAAGCATATGGTATATAGTTAAGTAATCTGCCATTAATACTGGTGCTGACTGATGCTTGTGAGTATAAATATTATATCTGAACACAATGAATACTTTGAAATATCAAGGACATAGAAGGAAGTATTTGGATGCAAGCAAGCAATATAGGATTGGTGAGCTTTTCGGGTAGCTGTTCTGTGTACTtaactataaacacctctactgCTGAATAAGGTTAGTGTAACCCCATACCAGGTGCACTCTCCTTCCACCATCAAGCACATATTAAGTGAAATTTTTAAACGGTTTAGCGAAACTCATTTTTTTACTTCTAGGGACTGTGCATAGATTAATTTGTTAAATAGCTTTCTTTTCAGATTGATATttactcacattttctttctaaagGAACTGCTCTATGGGGAGAATgaaaatactataaaattatttaatgttattaaaCTTCATATTTATAATGTCAATTTACCATGGTCAacatgaatttattattattgccaCTTGGCATGTGTGTAACTTTATGAATGATTTAATAAGCACATGATAAAGTTTGAGACTTTTTGTTTCCAAAATTTAGTTTGATTTCAGTATAGCCctaaacaagaagagctaacactCCTAGAAtaaggaaatattaaatatttcacttGTTTGAGGTCTTTTGACGTCTTTTTATTCTGTCCGGTAGTCTCAGctctcttttttgcttttgtcttcctTTAGGTATACAAATGCTCTCAGTCCAGCCAGACACCAAGCCGAAAGGTTGTGCTGGCTGCAACCGAAAGATCAAGGACCGGTATCTTCTAAAGGCACTGGACAAATACTGGCATGAAGACTGCCTGAAGTGTGCCTGCTGTGACTGTCGCTTGGGAGAGGTGGGCTCCACCCTGTACACTAAAGCTAATCTTATCCTTTGTCGCAGAGACTATCTGAGGTAGGAATTATCCTTGCACACCAGTGATGACTGGATGCCTTTTAAAGTACTTTTGTaagtgtattttttgtttgcttgtttcattTCCTTACTGCCAGCTTATATTCCTGAAAGAAGCTGACCTGTCAGCCTTCAAAGCGTTGCCCTGTGTGTGTTACTCAAATTAATGCTTAAGGAATAGCCAACAAACCacaatatttaaagtatttcacTTTGGCTTGCCTGCACACTCAGGCAATTGGTTATAGCACTGCCTATATTGAAACTGCCAGTTAATGTCAAGGATGTATTTGGTCGAAATCAGCATTCaggttgatttatttatttttgctttttttttttggagcttaAGGGGAAATGGGGGCTGAGcataacacaaagaaattaatCAGCCATTTGGCAAAATATcttaactctatttttaaaaagttcaacttGAAAAAAATGGACTGTGTAAAAGAGTTTAATTGTTGCCTCTTAGTTGGACCTGAATTTATTCTTCTAGAGTTATTCAGCTGTCTTCTGTGTTTCAGGTGTGTCAGAGGAAGTCAGGTGCAAATCTTTGACTAATATCTATTAGTGCATTTATTGTAGAGTTTTGAAAACTTTCCCCAAGTGTAGATACATcttccccccagccccaccccatgaCATTCTAAACGGGAATCTCAAAAATACAACTAAGCAATTGAACCGCCTCAGACTTGCCAGTAGTTTTATGGATAATAACAAAGTAAAGACCTCCATCATTATAGGAAAATGACAGCTACTCTCCAACCTGTAAACATCTGAACACTTTCAGGACAAGGCGGGTGTTCTTGG
This genomic window contains:
- the LMO3 gene encoding LIM domain only protein 3 isoform X2; its protein translation is MQKKEKSFGIQMLSVQPDTKPKGCAGCNRKIKDRYLLKALDKYWHEDCLKCACCDCRLGEVGSTLYTKANLILCRRDYLRLFGVTGNCAACSKLIPAFEMVMRAKDNVYHLDCFACQLCNQRFCVGDKFFLKNNMILCQTDYEEGLMKEGYAPQVR